Proteins encoded together in one Nitrospirota bacterium window:
- a CDS encoding DMT family transporter encodes MLDARLLFVAVVWAVNFAFVKYALADFSPLSFTVARFALASLLLTGAMLAYRQPLTMDRSDIGPVIRLGFTGITMYNLLFMFGLKYTTASNSSLFISTSPLFAALVLALTRKRGISLPAALGLALSAAGVFLIVQSAGGVTFSLRDMAGDLLTLCAALFWALYTIMARPLVEKYSPLKITAYSMAAGTILLLPLGAADLSRQSWNTIPVESWAAFCFSTFISAGVAFTLWYDGVRRLGVSRTVVYHYLVPLVAVVFAALFLNERITALQVIGGGMILVGVYVVQKSSAL; translated from the coding sequence ATGCTCGACGCCCGTCTCTTATTCGTCGCTGTCGTCTGGGCCGTCAACTTCGCCTTCGTGAAGTACGCCCTGGCCGACTTTTCTCCTTTGAGCTTCACGGTCGCGCGGTTCGCGCTCGCTTCGCTGTTGCTCACCGGGGCGATGCTGGCCTACCGGCAGCCCCTGACAATGGACCGCAGCGATATCGGCCCGGTCATCAGGCTCGGCTTCACCGGCATCACGATGTACAATCTGCTGTTCATGTTCGGGCTGAAATACACCACGGCCTCGAACTCTTCGCTCTTCATCTCAACCTCACCGCTCTTCGCCGCCCTCGTCCTGGCCCTTACCCGGAAACGGGGCATCAGCCTGCCCGCGGCGCTCGGACTGGCGCTCTCGGCCGCCGGCGTCTTCCTCATCGTCCAAAGCGCGGGCGGAGTCACCTTCTCGCTTCGGGACATGGCCGGTGACCTCCTGACGCTCTGCGCCGCGCTCTTCTGGGCGCTGTATACAATCATGGCGCGGCCGCTGGTCGAGAAATACTCGCCGCTCAAGATAACGGCCTACAGCATGGCGGCGGGCACCATTCTGCTCCTCCCGCTTGGCGCGGCTGATCTCTCGCGGCAATCGTGGAACACGATCCCGGTCGAATCCTGGGCCGCCTTCTGCTTCTCGACGTTCATTTCCGCGGGCGTCGCCTTCACCCTCTGGTACGACGGGGTCAGAAGGCTCGGGGTGAGCCGGACCGTCGTCTACCACTACCTCGTGCCTTTGGTGGCCGTGGTGTTCGCCGCCCTGTTCTTGAACGAGCGGATCACGGCGCTTCAGGTCATCGGCGGCGGTATGATCCTTGTCGGCGTGTACGTGGTGCAGAAGAGCAGCGCGCTATGA
- a CDS encoding ammonium transporter, producing MSEKGFRNGVFLQLAGVMIPSLALAQGTAPAAKIDTGDTAWVLVSTALVMLMTPGLALFYAGMVRRKNVLGTIMHSFIAIALVSIQWLLFGYSLAFGPDLRGIIGDLSWAGLQGVGFAPNADYAPTVPHLAFMIYQMMFAVITPALISGAFAERMKFSAYLVFCLAWTTLVYDPVAHWVWGAGGWLKHLGVLDFAGGIVVHATSGFSALAAALYIGKRKGFLVEHMPPHDLPLTVLGAGLLWFGWFGFNAGSALSSGGLATMAFVTTHTAAVSATFTWVLVEWFHRGKPTMFGAATGAIAGLATITPAAGFVGPMAALCIGAAAGLLCYTALNAKTKFGYDDSLDAFGVHGVGGTLGTILAGVFASLAINAAGANGLLFGNPNQLAIQAGSVALVAVYSFVVSLVLFKAIDLAMGLRVTKDEETEGLDISQHGESGYTT from the coding sequence ATGTCTGAAAAGGGTTTCAGGAATGGGGTTTTTCTGCAGCTCGCGGGTGTGATGATTCCATCCCTCGCGCTTGCTCAAGGCACTGCCCCGGCGGCAAAGATTGATACGGGCGATACGGCCTGGGTCCTGGTCTCGACGGCGCTGGTCATGCTCATGACACCGGGTCTCGCCCTGTTCTATGCAGGCATGGTGAGGCGGAAGAACGTTCTCGGCACCATCATGCACAGTTTTATCGCAATCGCCCTGGTCAGCATCCAGTGGCTCCTGTTCGGCTATTCGCTCGCCTTCGGCCCCGACCTGAGGGGCATCATCGGCGATCTCAGCTGGGCCGGCTTGCAGGGCGTGGGGTTCGCCCCCAACGCAGACTATGCTCCCACCGTCCCGCATCTCGCGTTCATGATCTACCAGATGATGTTCGCGGTGATCACCCCGGCGCTCATCAGCGGCGCTTTTGCCGAGCGGATGAAGTTCTCGGCCTACCTCGTATTCTGCCTGGCCTGGACCACGCTCGTCTATGATCCGGTCGCTCACTGGGTCTGGGGCGCCGGCGGGTGGCTGAAGCATCTGGGCGTGCTGGATTTCGCCGGCGGAATCGTCGTGCACGCGACATCGGGGTTCTCTGCCCTGGCCGCTGCGCTCTATATCGGCAAGCGAAAGGGGTTCCTGGTCGAGCACATGCCGCCCCATGATCTGCCGCTGACCGTGCTCGGCGCGGGCTTGCTGTGGTTCGGCTGGTTCGGGTTCAACGCGGGAAGCGCTTTGTCTTCCGGAGGACTGGCCACCATGGCCTTCGTGACGACCCATACGGCCGCGGTCTCGGCGACGTTCACCTGGGTCCTCGTGGAATGGTTCCACCGCGGCAAACCGACCATGTTCGGCGCTGCCACGGGCGCCATTGCCGGCCTTGCCACGATCACGCCGGCCGCCGGCTTCGTCGGGCCCATGGCCGCACTTTGTATCGGTGCCGCAGCAGGACTCCTGTGCTACACGGCGCTGAATGCGAAGACGAAGTTCGGGTACGATGATTCCCTTGACGCGTTCGGGGTCCACGGCGTCGGAGGAACGCTTGGTACCATTCTGGCCGGCGTCTTCGCTTCCCTCGCCATCAACGCAGCGGGAGCGAACGGCTTGCTCTTCGGCAATCCCAATCAACTGGCGATACAGGCGGGTTCCGTGGCGCTGGTCGCGGTCTATTCCTTCGTCGTCAGCCTCGTCCTGTTCAAGGCTATCGACCTGGCTATGGGATTGCGGGTTACGAAGGACGAGGAGACGGAAGGCCTCGATATCAGCCAGCACGGGGAGAGCGGTTATACGACGTAA